The following are from one region of the Planctomonas sp. JC2975 genome:
- a CDS encoding universal stress protein, whose protein sequence is MSEAAGSQSGGAASAQPVVVGVVADVPDVVITESASLARQLGAALVFVTVEPLRYSISTLPDGSVLSMPLDPDATDPQEERFDPELAGRISALLAKAPGVPDASVRYVARAGDPAIELARLADELDARAIAVGTRKPGFRASLEEFLAGSIAVALAHNQARPVIVIPVAHTIEGADPARRGDDAF, encoded by the coding sequence ATGAGCGAGGCAGCAGGTTCGCAGAGTGGCGGCGCGGCATCCGCCCAACCCGTGGTCGTCGGCGTCGTGGCCGATGTCCCCGACGTCGTCATCACCGAGTCGGCGTCGCTCGCACGCCAGCTCGGCGCGGCTCTGGTCTTCGTCACCGTCGAGCCGCTGCGCTACTCGATAAGCACGTTGCCTGACGGGTCGGTGCTCTCGATGCCGCTGGATCCGGACGCCACCGACCCGCAGGAGGAACGGTTCGATCCTGAGCTGGCGGGGCGCATCAGCGCCCTGCTCGCGAAGGCCCCCGGGGTTCCAGACGCGTCGGTGCGGTACGTCGCACGCGCAGGCGATCCTGCGATCGAACTGGCCAGGCTCGCCGACGAGCTGGACGCGCGCGCCATCGCGGTAGGCACTCGCAAACCCGGTTTCCGGGCGAGTCTCGAGGAGTTCCTCGCCGGATCCATCGCGGTCGCACTCGCCCACAACCAGGCGCGTCCCGTGATCGTCATTCCGGTCGCGCACACGATCGAGGGAGCGGACCCCGCGCGTCGCGGCGACGACGCGTTCTGA
- a CDS encoding transcriptional regulator — translation MAATASRVLELLSLLQTHRQWPGPELAERLEITERTLRRDVERLRELGYRIDAVRGSAGGYRLEAGAHLPPLLLTEEEAVTVAVGLRSAVAQGLVDGEQTTLSALAKFEQLLPPALRARTDALAAALHTSPSGGVPVGAELIGALALACRDQERIRFRYRSADGTESQRSVEPHALVSQGRSWFLVAWDRDREGWRTFRIDRVADVFGTRVRFQPREVPGGDAVGYVRSSIRSLRAPLRVDVVLQVPLPEMRSRMGGWDAGMVADGDDRCVWPLTGETVAHVVSALAWIPGDVGYELRADGHLLAEIARAARRPATAARAAEEAQGLADGASV, via the coding sequence CGCCTCGAGATCACCGAGCGCACTCTGCGCCGCGACGTCGAGCGACTCCGCGAGCTCGGCTACCGCATCGACGCCGTGCGCGGGTCGGCCGGTGGCTATCGGCTCGAGGCCGGAGCGCACCTCCCGCCACTGCTGCTCACCGAAGAGGAGGCGGTAACGGTGGCGGTGGGTCTGCGCTCCGCCGTCGCTCAGGGGCTCGTCGACGGCGAGCAAACGACGCTGAGCGCTCTCGCCAAGTTCGAGCAACTCCTTCCACCAGCGCTGCGCGCCAGAACGGATGCCCTGGCCGCCGCCCTGCACACCTCGCCGTCGGGCGGCGTGCCCGTCGGCGCCGAGCTGATAGGGGCGCTCGCGCTGGCGTGCCGCGACCAGGAGCGGATCCGGTTCCGCTACCGCAGCGCAGACGGCACCGAATCGCAACGCAGCGTGGAGCCGCACGCGTTGGTGTCGCAGGGTCGCAGCTGGTTCCTCGTCGCCTGGGACCGCGACCGGGAAGGGTGGCGAACGTTCCGCATCGACCGCGTCGCCGACGTGTTCGGAACGCGGGTTCGATTCCAGCCGCGAGAGGTTCCGGGAGGCGACGCGGTGGGATACGTGCGCAGCAGCATCCGCTCGCTGCGCGCGCCGCTTCGGGTCGACGTCGTGCTGCAGGTTCCGCTCCCCGAGATGCGTTCGCGGATGGGCGGATGGGACGCCGGGATGGTCGCGGACGGCGACGATCGCTGCGTCTGGCCACTCACCGGCGAGACGGTCGCGCACGTCGTCTCCGCTCTCGCGTGGATTCCCGGCGACGTCGGTTACGAGCTCCGTGCCGACGGTCACCTGCTGGCCGAGATCGCCAGGGCCGCGCGGCGACCGGCGACCGCGGCGCGCGCCGCCGAGGAAGCACAGGGACTCGCCGACGGTGCGTCGGTATAG